Genomic window (Bacteroides sp. AN502(2024)):
ACATGCATTTGTTTCTCTAAATAAAACTTCCGGGTAGCCCAGGTGTTTTTTACAAATCCCATAAAATAGAATGTAATATCTCCTCGTTTCTTTAAATCTGCTAAAGACAAGCCTGTTGTATCATGATAGTTTATCATCATCTTCATGCGCTCCAAAGTATCCTTAGGAGGATGTGCTACTAATATATTCTCGGAATAATAGGTACTGTCTATTCGGTATATATCCAAACCTTTACCCTGAGTTATGTGAATAAACGGAGGTTGCGATATGTTAGAATAAAAGAATGCAATACCTCCAGCAATGATTACGAATATCAGTATCGTTCTGACTCTGTTTTTATATCTCATGCTTTTTCTATTTTTCCTCTAAATGAACGTTTAAATATAAATACGAGTGATAAAAGGCTTGGCTCTTGTCATCTGACATGATAATCCTTTTTTTGAATCTATTCTTATTCGGCTATGCATAACCAACCCAAAATCCGTTTATGCTGAGTCTTCCAGCCTAAAAGTCCCAAATGTTTTCGCGAGCCGCTTATATAACCGTAATTCTGTCATATCAGTCCCACTTCACCGGTGCTTACGGCCAATATAATAGTTACGTGCCCGTAGGGATTGAAGAGATAACCATCGAATATGACGATATCCCCAATTTGCGGTAATACTTCTTCTCCATTTTTCATATAACAAATACTCCTTTCGGCTGTCACTTACTCTTCTTTGTACATCGTTTTCGTTCCTGCAACTCATGGTAGTATCGTACGATTTCGTCATCCTTATGCTTTTCATAAAAATTAGAATCTCTTTCATCATATAAAATGTAGTACTTTAATTTTGGCCCGATATAATCGGCGTCGGGTTCTGTCCCCAGATTATAACTTATCTCAATCTTCCATTTATCAGGACTTTCTTCCATGCGAGTAATGCAAATAGCTCCTATATAGGTTTCATTACTGTTGCATTTTACATTCATTTGTTTCTCCAAATGAAATTTCCGGGTAGCACAAGTGTTTTTTACAAATCCTATATAATAGAATGTAATGTCTCCTCGTTTCTTTAAACCGGCTAAAGACAAGCCTGCTGTATCATGATAGTTTATCATCATCTTCATGCGCTCCAAAGTATCCTTAGGAGGGTGTGCCACTAATATATCCTCGATATACCAATAGGCGCTGTCTGTTCGGTGTGTATCCAAACCTTTACCCGTAGTTATGTGGATAAATGGAGGTTGCGATACGTTGGAATAAAAGAATCCAAAACCTCCAACAATGATTACGAATATCAGTATCGATCTGACTGTCTTTTTATATCTCATGCTTTTCTATTTTTTCCTCTAAATGAACGTTTAAAAACAATACGAGTGATAAAAGGCTTGTATCCATGAAAATGTTGAAGAAGAAACCAAGATACGAAACCATTACCAATATCTGAATGCAATGAAAAATACCATTTAAGATCTTCCTTGTTCAATCCAAAGTGATCCAATAAAGTCACCTGATAAGTTAATTTATAGCTACCGTCATTATGAAGTTGATAATCTAAAATTGATATTTCTGTTGCCCATATATCCCCTAAAGCTATTCCAACTCCGTCAAACAGGTTTTTTCGTTTTTCTCCACTTTTTACACCTCCATCATACTGAGGTGTAAGACTAAAGACTTTACCATCCCTAATAGCTTTTCTATGTTCCTTTGTCCGAGCAGTACTACCCTCAACTTTCCAATAGACCTCTTTATCTTCTAACATTCCTACGTCCCCCTTATGTTTGTTCAATTGGTTGCGCATATATTCCTCCAATTCTTTGCAATACCTTTCAGTGGAAGGGTGTTGCTCAACCGCACTTGTAAGTGCTGAATTTTCATAAATACCTCCGGAGTTACTACGGAATTTATGAATCATTTTTATGATGTTATTCCGTAATGCGGCATTGGTTATCGAGAAAACGGATGCCATGTTCTGAAATATTTCAAACAAAGCATCATCCTCATTAAAACCGGGTTTGATTGTTGTCTTGAGCCGCTCCAAGTCAGATAAAGTGGAAGTTGGTGTAAGAGATTTTAGAGAGGGCTTATCTTCCTTGCTGTAAATAGCTTTTCCTCTTTTCCGAACCAGTTTGGTTCTTAGGTCATAGTTTGTCCTATCTACCCTCGTCTTGTCAGCCTCCATCACGGAATAGTCATCTTTCACCACGTCCCTTTGCTGTTCTCCATCGGTTTCCGGTTCCGGCTGTTCGAAATCCTTTGCATTGGAAAAAAGAGCGTGGACCGATTCGTCAAAACTGTTGTTCTCATACTGTTTTTTGTATGCTTGTAACTCTTCTGTGGTATAAACCGGCCGTGCGGATTTGAACCCATACCCGTAAGCCATGTCATCGGCAATGTCTGTTCCGGTTTCATTTAGCCCCGGCATTTTATACCGGTCAATAATGATAGGAAACTCCCATTTTTTGATTTGGGTATTGACTTTGACATTGTCAGAAGGCTGGTTGATATAAGCTTGCACACAAAGTTTTTTCCCTTGCCATTCTTCTTTTACCGACAGTTCAAGCACATCTGTCCCCGGTTGGTCAACTGTTTCTTCCTTTTCACCTATAGTCACTTTCCATTTGACACGGGAGCGGATCTCGTCGCTTACGATTGGCGTATTATAGTGTTCAACTTCATAAATCAAAGTTTGTCCGACGAAAGATTCCTTTTCTCCCTTCACTGTTTTAACAAGAATATTCTCCTCTTTTAATAGCAGAGAGGCTTTCATGTCAATCGAATGCTTTGCCAAAGCAGTTGGATCTCCCATTGCATCCAACTCTCCTTGATGCTCACCTGTTGCCTGTTGCATCTGTTTGCTTCCTGGCACAGGAATCTGTCCTGTTTGCATAAACTCTATACAGTCGGGGCCTCCACAACTACATGTCCCTTTGCTTTTGTCCGTAAGCGGGTTCCCCCCCATCATCGTAATCTTACTAAACTGCCCGTTCCATTGCGTGATAGCGGGTACACATGGTTTAGGGAACATGGGGTTTACTTTGCAAATTCCAAATCCGGGAGGATAGATGACGTTTCCTAATGTCATCGTACTGGCACAGAGTTTGGTCCCATTTAATCTAAAAAACTGGTTGTCCGTAACCATCAGTTTTCCGGGTGCTGCTCCATACTTGCACATACACATAGCTTTGTCAACAACAAATTCTTTTCCTGCCATAACTTTCTGCGTATTAGTCAAACAAAAAACTCTTTAATTTATTGGCTTTTTGAACCGAACGGTCTTCTACTGAAATACTGACTTTCTTTTTACACTGTCCATCCAAAGTATTATAATAAAATTCCGCAATCAAAGAAAATATATCATTTTCTTCGGAATACTCACAGATTAATTTACCTGAATATCGTTTACTGTTATACTCTTTGACGTGAAATGTCTTGATATCCTTATGAAATGAGCCATCGCTATCAATAGCCAAATCATAAAAAGTACTTTCACCACGTCGTGGAAAATTATAACAAACAATATCCATATCATCCAAGTATTCCTTAAAATAGAACTGGATAAAGGAGTCTTTGCGCAAAGCCTGTAAAAAAACATTTTCAGTATCCATATTTGACTTTGACAATTCAATATATTGCTCATAGGCTATACAAGGTATTTCCTCCACGATTTTCGCACATTCCGCTTCCCATCTTTCCTTTATATCAGTAAAATTAATAACTTCCATAATCTTTCCCGACGTAGAAACTTTCAACTTCATTGGATAATACGTATTAGAAAGACGAAGCATAAATAGATCCACCATTTGAGAAGGTGGATTACCATTCAACTTTACATCCTGCCGGGAACGCAATTCAAAAATGAAATAATCATCTACATTCTGATAAGATGCAATTACTTCTATAATTGCACTGTACAGACTTGCTTGCGAGCCGGGAAAAGTCGTGGACACATTTATACTGTATTGTCCTTTTAGGTTGCGAAATTTATACATATACATCTTTATTATTGGGCAATATCCACTCCTTCGGAACTCTTCAATCCTATTTTTGCGTTAGCCAGTAACTTCATACCTCCCTGAGCTGTTAAGGTCATATCCTGAGCATCGTACATCAGATTCTCATCTACTGTTACAGATAAATTTCCTGCTATACTGTTTGTACTATCTTTGGCGATACTTTCCGTTAGGGATTCTCCAATAGCAATTTCAGCATTTCCTCCAACATCTTGTTGAAAATCGGTACCTATTTGCATCACCGTTTCTTTTCCCGAGGACGTATTAAGTTGTTCACCCGCATTGATATTGATATTTTGGGCATTTAATGTCATTGTTTCAGGTGCAGTTATTTCGATATTTTTCCCTTTGGTATCAAAATGGAACATACATCCGTTACGATCCTTAATTGTAATGCCCCAATCGCCCCCCTCATCATCATTGAACTCCAGCGTATGCCCACTGCGGGTGCGTATGCTCTTGACTGTATTGTCTGTTGCCGCTCCCTGGGAATTTGCCTTATAGAAAAGGCTGCCTGTTACATACGGACGGTCTGGATTGCCTTGCTCGAAACCTACCATTACCAAATCACCCGGTTCGGGGATAAACACAAAACCACGGTTTTTGGCAACTTGGTCGCTCTTGCCTGCATCCGGGCTTTGTACCCGCATCCAGTAGCTCTCGCCGCCATCTACCTCCTGCCACATGAACTGTACTTTGACACGTCCCTGATTTTTAGGATCGTCATTGCTCACCACTCTTGCCATCTCCGGATAGGCTACCGGCATCACGGCATCTCCCCACGGCATGACGGGCGTACCACCCGGTACACCGCAGAAGGTGTTGCTATATCGTCCCTGACTATCTACCGTATGCGTAATCTCAGTAATACGGTAACGTCCCAAATCGGTAATCTTAACTCCCGGGAAACTTTCAGGTACACGGGTGACTACCAATTCTCCCAGTCGTATGCCACAGTAACGGCTTGAAGCCTTGATTTGAGACAATTGGGAATAGTTGCGGTGAAATCCGGCATCACCGTAGTGCTCCAAATCCATTGCGCTATACGCAGGTCTCATCGAGGGGAGTTTCGCTTCGGTAGGGAAGATAGGTTCACTGCATTTCTCAGCCGAACGGGAACCAAGGGTAGCGCCTTTAGGCGTTCCGCTGTAGTCGTAATAGAACTTATCATTGACGGGGTCGAACTCATAGGTGCTGTGATTCAGCGAACGGATAGTGGCATTGATGCTGACTCCCGTCAGATCTACATCATACCCTGCACGGCTTTCCGTCTCTATTTCAGGGTCTCCTATCTGTAGCGTTTCCCCGTTGTAATAGAACCACTCGCCGTAGGAGCGCAGCAGACGGGATAGGAATCCGTAGCTTGTTTCTTTATAGCGGGCAACATAAGGGATGATGTCCGTATGTTTGGGATTGTTGGTCACATTCATTTTCACCCCACTCTTATCAAGTATGTCACTGACTATCGTATTCAGGTTTTGCTCTACATAGCAGTCCATAGCGGGGTCTCTGTCCAGCAGGATGGTAGGGCTTCCCCCT
Coding sequences:
- a CDS encoding DUF3289 family protein, which encodes MAGKEFVVDKAMCMCKYGAAPGKLMVTDNQFFRLNGTKLCASTMTLGNVIYPPGFGICKVNPMFPKPCVPAITQWNGQFSKITMMGGNPLTDKSKGTCSCGGPDCIEFMQTGQIPVPGSKQMQQATGEHQGELDAMGDPTALAKHSIDMKASLLLKEENILVKTVKGEKESFVGQTLIYEVEHYNTPIVSDEIRSRVKWKVTIGEKEETVDQPGTDVLELSVKEEWQGKKLCVQAYINQPSDNVKVNTQIKKWEFPIIIDRYKMPGLNETGTDIADDMAYGYGFKSARPVYTTEELQAYKKQYENNSFDESVHALFSNAKDFEQPEPETDGEQQRDVVKDDYSVMEADKTRVDRTNYDLRTKLVRKRGKAIYSKEDKPSLKSLTPTSTLSDLERLKTTIKPGFNEDDALFEIFQNMASVFSITNAALRNNIIKMIHKFRSNSGGIYENSALTSAVEQHPSTERYCKELEEYMRNQLNKHKGDVGMLEDKEVYWKVEGSTARTKEHRKAIRDGKVFSLTPQYDGGVKSGEKRKNLFDGVGIALGDIWATEISILDYQLHNDGSYKLTYQVTLLDHFGLNKEDLKWYFSLHSDIGNGFVSWFLLQHFHGYKPFITRIVFKRSFRGKNRKA
- a CDS encoding type VI secretion system Vgr family protein, which gives rise to MASTNLDAVSVEIKVAGKVCDYVTMELFQSVSTHHRFKIKVNYRPDKPSVWAIGPDVIFKQLGEKVSIIMTHHESGEKTEFHGLISDIHVEGFDGNQGFVILEGGSPTILLDRDPAMDCYVEQNLNTIVSDILDKSGVKMNVTNNPKHTDIIPYVARYKETSYGFLSRLLRSYGEWFYYNGETLQIGDPEIETESRAGYDVDLTGVSINATIRSLNHSTYEFDPVNDKFYYDYSGTPKGATLGSRSAEKCSEPIFPTEAKLPSMRPAYSAMDLEHYGDAGFHRNYSQLSQIKASSRYCGIRLGELVVTRVPESFPGVKITDLGRYRITEITHTVDSQGRYSNTFCGVPGGTPVMPWGDAVMPVAYPEMARVVSNDDPKNQGRVKVQFMWQEVDGGESYWMRVQSPDAGKSDQVAKNRGFVFIPEPGDLVMVGFEQGNPDRPYVTGSLFYKANSQGAATDNTVKSIRTRSGHTLEFNDDEGGDWGITIKDRNGCMFHFDTKGKNIEITAPETMTLNAQNININAGEQLNTSSGKETVMQIGTDFQQDVGGNAEIAIGESLTESIAKDSTNSIAGNLSVTVDENLMYDAQDMTLTAQGGMKLLANAKIGLKSSEGVDIAQ